The proteins below come from a single Miscanthus floridulus cultivar M001 chromosome 1, ASM1932011v1, whole genome shotgun sequence genomic window:
- the LOC136469635 gene encoding probable receptor-like protein kinase At1g49730 translates to MKKATRNFSTVLGGGENGTVFRGQLNDGSVVAIRCVESSPKQNYHEFCKEMEFLGRLHHRHLVGLKGFCSTRFERLISVVTKFRYPPIMVVTVFCDPGFRYMNTWKMEAFKITCIHQKSEYLHFYCDPPLYHGDVKPSNVFLDKNYLAKLAGCGLVHYSSSGNTTPSCTPVNVKIQATPV, encoded by the exons ATGAAGAAAGCAACAAGGAACTTCAGCACGGTGTTAGGAGGAGGTGAAAATGGTACAGTATTCAGAGGACAACTAAATGATGGATCTGTGGTTGCTATCAGATGCGTTGAGAGTTCACCAAAACAAAATTACCATGAATTTTGTAAAGAAATGGAATTTCTTGGGCGGTTGCATCACCGGCATCTTGTTGGACTAAAAGGTTTTTGTTCAACAAGATTTGAGAGGTTAATATCTGTTGTAACTAAATTCAGATATCCACCAATTATGGTTGTTACAGTGTTCTGTGATCCAGGTTTCAGGTATATGAATACATGGAAAATGGAAGCCTTCAAGATCACCTGCATT CACCAA AAGTCA GAGTACCTTCATTTTTATTGTGATCCTCCACTATACCATGGAGATGTTAAGCCTAGCAATGTCTTCTTGGACAAGAATTACCTTGCAAAA CTTGCTGGCTGCGGTCTTGTGCACTACTCTAGTAGTGGCAATACAACTCCCAGTTGCACACCAGTAAATGTCAAGATCCAAGCAACTCCTG TATGA